The bacterium genome contains a region encoding:
- a CDS encoding response regulator, with translation MENLDQQKKKLLLIDDEEGVLQALSLLLGALGHQVFPFSDPVKALQEVTAISPDWIITDLRMPEIDGFGVIEKRNTEYPHIPVILISGHAQEDEIEKAKSLGVKAVLQKPFDPSALTSLINQD, from the coding sequence ATGGAAAATCTCGACCAACAGAAGAAAAAGCTCCTTCTCATCGACGATGAAGAGGGTGTTCTTCAAGCCCTCTCATTATTACTCGGGGCGCTAGGACATCAAGTCTTCCCCTTCTCCGATCCCGTGAAAGCCTTGCAAGAGGTAACAGCTATTTCACCAGATTGGATTATCACTGACTTACGAATGCCGGAGATAGATGGATTCGGCGTCATAGAGAAACGAAACACAGAGTATCCTCACATCCCAGTCATATTGATTTCTGGCCATGCTCAAGAGGACGAAATTGAGAAAGCGAAGTCTCTTGGCGTAAAGGCGGTACTTCAAAAACCGTTCGATCCC